One genomic region from Skermania piniformis encodes:
- a CDS encoding DUF3558 domain-containing protein, protein MNRRMVVAAAGAVGLLAVSSGCGKTVTGTALPIGGSATGIGDDFRNLLTECDTVTEDQIAKVVGGEGIERGFFGAICRWDITGSSGNIKVTFNWFESGSLDVERQTLAKLKYEATDITVQGRKAIQERRPNDPDSCGVTVGALDTGIVGWWVQYRPGAHPDACEAASKLTDLTLNLSR, encoded by the coding sequence ATGAACCGGCGGATGGTCGTGGCTGCTGCTGGTGCCGTCGGACTGCTGGCGGTGTCGAGCGGGTGCGGCAAGACCGTGACCGGCACCGCCCTGCCGATCGGTGGGTCGGCGACCGGGATCGGGGACGACTTTCGCAACCTGCTCACCGAGTGCGACACGGTCACCGAAGATCAGATCGCCAAGGTAGTGGGTGGGGAAGGAATCGAGCGTGGTTTCTTCGGCGCGATCTGCCGCTGGGATATCACGGGTTCGAGCGGAAATATCAAGGTCACGTTCAATTGGTTCGAGTCCGGCTCGCTCGACGTGGAGCGGCAAACCCTCGCGAAGCTGAAGTACGAGGCGACCGACATCACCGTGCAGGGGCGCAAAGCGATCCAGGAGCGGCGGCCGAACGATCCGGACTCGTGCGGCGTGACGGTCGGTGCGCTGGACACCGGGATCGTCGGCTGGTGGGTGCAATATCGCCCGGGAGCTCACCCCGATGCGTGCGAAGCAGCGAGCAAGCTCACCGATCTCACGCTCAATCTCAGTCGGTAA
- the rpsL gene encoding 30S ribosomal protein S12, protein MPTIQQLVRKGRRDKVAKTKTAALRGSPQRRGVCTRVYTTTPKKPNSALRKVARVRLTSQVEVTAYIPGEGHNLQEHSMVLVRGGRVKDLPGVRYKIIRGSLDTQGVKNRKQARSRYGAKKEKS, encoded by the coding sequence ATGCCAACCATCCAGCAGCTGGTCCGCAAGGGCCGCCGGGACAAGGTCGCTAAGACGAAGACCGCGGCTCTGCGGGGAAGTCCGCAGCGGCGTGGCGTGTGCACCCGCGTGTACACGACGACCCCGAAGAAGCCGAACTCGGCGCTGCGCAAGGTTGCGCGTGTCCGGCTGACCAGCCAGGTGGAGGTCACCGCCTACATCCCCGGCGAGGGTCACAACCTGCAGGAGCACTCGATGGTGCTCGTGCGTGGCGGCCGGGTGAAGGACCTGCCCGGTGTTCGCTACAAGATCATTCGCGGTTCCTTGGACACCCAGGGTGTGAAGAACCGCAAGCAGGCCCGCAGTCGCTACGGCGCGAAGAAGGAGAAGAGCTGA
- the rpsG gene encoding 30S ribosomal protein S7: protein MPRKGPAPKRPLVNDPVYGSPLVTQLVNKILLDGKKSTAERIVYGALEQAREKTGTDPVVTLKRALDNVKPALEVKSRRVGGATYQVPVEVRPGRANTLALRWLVSFSRQRREKTMVERLANELLDASNGLGASVKRREDTHKMADANRAFAHYRW, encoded by the coding sequence ATGCCGCGCAAGGGCCCCGCTCCCAAGCGTCCGTTGGTGAACGACCCGGTCTACGGGTCCCCGCTGGTCACCCAGCTGGTGAACAAGATCTTGCTGGACGGCAAGAAGTCGACCGCCGAGCGAATCGTCTACGGCGCGCTGGAGCAGGCGCGGGAGAAGACCGGCACCGATCCGGTGGTGACGCTCAAGCGCGCACTGGACAACGTGAAGCCGGCGCTCGAGGTGAAGAGTCGCCGGGTCGGTGGCGCCACCTACCAGGTGCCGGTCGAGGTTCGGCCGGGCCGGGCGAACACGCTGGCGCTGCGCTGGCTGGTCAGCTTCTCCCGGCAACGGCGGGAGAAGACGATGGTCGAGCGACTGGCCAACGAGCTGCTCGATGCCAGCAACGGCCTCGGCGCGTCGGTGAAGCGGCGCGAGGACACCCACAAGATGGCCGACGCCAACCGGGCCTTCGCGCATTACCGCTGGTGA
- the fusA gene encoding elongation factor G codes for MMAQDVLTDLNKVRNIGIMAHIDAGKTTTTERILYYTGITYKIGEVHDGAATMDWMEQEQERGITITSAATTCFWNDHQINLIDTPGHVDFTVEVERNLRVLDGAVAVFDGKEGVEPQSEQVWRQADRYDVPRICFVNKMDKLGADFYFTVRTIKERLGAKPLVIQLPIGAENDFEGVVDLVEMKAKVWSGETKLGEKYEVRDIPADLVEQAEQYRQELLETVAESDEELLEKFFGGEELSVDEVKGAIRKLTVNSELYPVLCGSAFKNKGVQPLLDAIVDYLPSPLDVESVEGHVPGNEDESISRKPSADEPFAALAFKIATHPFFGKLTYIRVYSGKVDSGAQVVNATKGKKERLGKLFQMHSNKENPVGSASAGHIYAAIGLKDTTTGDTLADPNKQIVLESMTFPDPVIEVSIEPKTKSDQEKLGTAIQKLAEEDPTFSVKLDDETGQTVIGGMGELHLDILVDRMKREFKVEANVGKPQVAYRETITKPVDSLTYVHKKQTGGSGQFAKVIIGLEPFKGEDGAHYEFENKVTGGRVPKEYIPSVDAGAQDAMQYGVLAGYPLTDLKLTLLDGAYHDVDSSEMAFKIAGSAALKEAARKAGPVILEPLMAVEVTTPEDYMGDVIGDLNSRRGQIQAMEERSGARVVKALVPLSEMFGYIGDLRSKTQGRANYSMVFDSYAEVPTNVAKEIIAKATGE; via the coding sequence ATGATGGCACAGGACGTGCTCACGGACCTGAACAAGGTTCGCAATATCGGCATCATGGCGCACATCGATGCCGGCAAGACCACCACAACCGAACGCATCCTCTACTACACCGGTATCACCTACAAGATCGGTGAGGTCCACGACGGCGCAGCCACGATGGACTGGATGGAGCAGGAGCAGGAACGTGGCATCACGATCACCTCGGCTGCCACCACCTGTTTCTGGAACGACCACCAGATCAACCTGATCGACACCCCCGGGCACGTGGACTTCACCGTCGAGGTGGAGCGCAACCTGCGGGTGCTCGACGGTGCGGTGGCCGTGTTCGACGGGAAAGAGGGCGTCGAGCCACAGTCCGAGCAGGTCTGGCGGCAGGCCGACCGCTACGACGTGCCGCGCATCTGTTTCGTCAACAAGATGGACAAGCTCGGGGCCGACTTCTACTTCACCGTGCGGACGATCAAGGAGCGGCTCGGCGCGAAGCCGCTGGTGATCCAGCTGCCGATCGGCGCCGAGAACGATTTCGAGGGCGTCGTCGACCTGGTCGAGATGAAGGCCAAGGTCTGGTCCGGCGAGACCAAGCTCGGCGAGAAGTACGAGGTGCGCGACATCCCGGCCGATCTGGTCGAGCAGGCCGAGCAGTACCGCCAGGAGCTGCTGGAGACGGTCGCCGAGTCGGATGAGGAGCTGCTGGAGAAGTTCTTCGGCGGTGAGGAACTCAGCGTCGACGAGGTCAAAGGCGCGATCCGCAAGCTGACCGTCAACTCCGAGCTCTATCCGGTGCTGTGCGGTTCGGCGTTCAAGAACAAGGGGGTGCAGCCGCTGCTCGACGCGATCGTCGACTACCTGCCGTCCCCGCTGGACGTCGAGTCGGTGGAGGGTCATGTCCCGGGCAACGAGGACGAGAGCATCTCGCGCAAGCCGAGCGCGGACGAGCCGTTCGCGGCGCTGGCATTCAAGATTGCCACGCATCCGTTCTTCGGCAAGCTGACCTATATCCGGGTGTACTCGGGCAAGGTCGATTCGGGTGCCCAGGTGGTGAATGCCACCAAAGGCAAGAAGGAGCGGCTCGGCAAGCTGTTCCAGATGCACTCCAACAAGGAGAACCCGGTCGGCAGTGCGAGTGCCGGGCACATATACGCGGCGATCGGGCTCAAGGACACGACCACCGGTGACACGTTGGCCGATCCGAACAAGCAGATCGTGCTGGAGTCGATGACCTTCCCGGACCCGGTCATCGAGGTCTCGATCGAGCCGAAGACCAAGTCCGACCAGGAGAAGCTGGGCACGGCGATCCAGAAGCTGGCCGAGGAGGATCCGACCTTCTCGGTGAAGCTGGACGACGAGACCGGTCAGACCGTCATCGGCGGGATGGGCGAGCTGCACCTGGACATCCTGGTCGACCGGATGAAGCGAGAGTTCAAGGTCGAGGCCAACGTGGGCAAGCCCCAGGTGGCCTACCGGGAGACGATCACCAAGCCGGTCGACAGCCTCACCTACGTGCACAAGAAGCAGACCGGTGGTTCCGGTCAGTTCGCCAAGGTCATCATCGGCTTGGAACCGTTCAAGGGTGAGGACGGCGCGCACTACGAGTTCGAGAACAAGGTCACCGGCGGTCGGGTGCCGAAGGAGTACATCCCTTCGGTGGATGCGGGCGCTCAGGATGCCATGCAGTACGGCGTGCTGGCCGGCTACCCGTTGACCGACCTGAAGCTGACGCTGCTCGACGGTGCATATCACGACGTCGACTCGTCCGAAATGGCATTCAAAATTGCCGGCTCGGCCGCGTTGAAGGAAGCTGCACGCAAGGCGGGTCCGGTGATCCTGGAGCCGCTGATGGCGGTCGAGGTCACGACGCCCGAGGATTACATGGGTGACGTGATCGGCGACCTGAACTCGCGCCGTGGCCAGATCCAGGCCATGGAGGAGCGCAGTGGTGCCCGTGTCGTGAAGGCGCTGGTTCCGCTCTCGGAGATGTTCGGCTACATCGGTGACCTGCGGTCGAAGACCCAGGGCCGGGCGAACTACTCCATGGTGTTCGATTCCTACGCCGAGGTTCCGACCAACGTGGCGAAGGAGATCATCGCCAAGGCGACCGGGGAGTGA
- the tuf gene encoding elongation factor Tu has translation MAKAKFERTKPHVNIGTIGHVDHGKTTLTAAITKVLHDKYPDLNESFAFDQIDKAPEEKARGITINISHVEYQTDKRHYAHVDAPGHADYIKNMITGAAQMDGAILVVAATDGPMPQTREHVLLARQVGVPYILVALNKADMVDDEEIIELVEMEVRELLAAQEFDEDAPVVKVSALKALEGDPEWTKSVEELMQAVDDSIPDPVRETDKPFLMPIEDVFTITGRGTVVTGRVERGSINVNEEVEIVGIRPDKTKTTVTGIEMFRKLLDSGQAGDNVGLLVRGIKREDVERGQVVVKPGTTTPHTDFEGQAYILSKDEGGRHTPFFNNYRPQFYFRTTDVTGVVTLPEGTEMVMPGDNTEMTVALIQPVAMDEGLRFAIREGGRTVGAGRVTKIIK, from the coding sequence GTGGCGAAGGCGAAGTTCGAGCGGACGAAGCCGCACGTCAACATCGGGACCATCGGTCACGTTGACCACGGCAAGACCACGCTCACCGCAGCGATCACCAAGGTTCTGCACGACAAGTACCCCGATTTGAACGAGAGCTTCGCGTTCGATCAGATCGACAAGGCGCCGGAAGAGAAGGCGCGCGGCATCACGATCAACATCTCGCACGTCGAGTACCAGACCGACAAGCGGCACTACGCCCACGTCGATGCGCCGGGTCACGCCGACTACATCAAGAACATGATCACCGGTGCCGCGCAGATGGACGGGGCCATCCTCGTCGTCGCCGCGACCGACGGCCCGATGCCGCAGACCCGCGAGCACGTGCTGCTCGCGCGTCAGGTCGGCGTGCCGTACATCCTCGTCGCGTTGAACAAGGCCGACATGGTCGACGACGAGGAGATCATCGAGCTGGTCGAGATGGAGGTCCGCGAGCTGCTGGCGGCTCAGGAGTTCGACGAGGACGCCCCGGTGGTGAAGGTCTCCGCGCTCAAGGCGCTGGAGGGTGACCCGGAGTGGACCAAGTCGGTCGAGGAGCTCATGCAGGCCGTTGACGACTCGATCCCGGATCCGGTCCGCGAGACCGACAAGCCGTTCCTGATGCCGATCGAGGACGTGTTCACCATCACCGGTCGTGGCACGGTCGTCACCGGCCGGGTCGAGCGTGGCTCGATCAACGTGAACGAGGAAGTCGAGATCGTCGGCATCCGTCCGGACAAGACCAAGACCACGGTCACCGGTATCGAGATGTTCCGCAAGCTGCTCGATTCCGGCCAGGCGGGCGACAACGTCGGTCTGCTGGTACGTGGCATCAAGCGCGAGGACGTCGAGCGGGGCCAGGTCGTCGTGAAGCCGGGCACCACCACCCCGCACACCGACTTCGAGGGCCAGGCCTACATCCTGTCCAAGGACGAGGGTGGCCGGCACACGCCGTTCTTCAACAACTACCGTCCGCAGTTCTACTTCCGGACCACGGACGTGACCGGTGTGGTGACCCTGCCCGAGGGCACCGAGATGGTCATGCCGGGTGACAACACCGAGATGACGGTGGCGCTCATCCAGCCGGTGGCGATGGACGAGGGCCTGCGGTTCGCCATCCGTGAGGGTGGCCGCACCGTCGGTGCCGGTCGGGTCACGAAGATCATCAAGTGA
- the cas2 gene encoding CRISPR-associated endonuclease Cas2: MALTVLAAYDIPVDRRRARLAALLQSWGDRIQLSVFLCTIEDDQLGVLRDTIAAIIDPDEDSVFLVRQCKDCWSGVINLGQSEPPRDDPFWGVF; encoded by the coding sequence ATGGCCCTGACGGTGCTCGCTGCCTACGACATCCCCGTCGACCGACGTCGCGCCCGGCTTGCCGCGCTCCTGCAGTCCTGGGGCGACCGAATCCAACTGTCGGTCTTCCTGTGCACCATCGAGGACGATCAGCTCGGCGTGCTACGCGACACGATCGCCGCGATCATCGATCCGGACGAGGACTCCGTCTTCCTGGTTCGTCAGTGCAAGGACTGCTGGAGCGGCGTCATCAACCTCGGCCAGAGCGAGCCGCCCCGCGACGACCCATTCTGGGGCGTCTTCTGA
- the cas1 gene encoding CRISPR-associated endonuclease Cas1: MADISAATLYERVSHPDSLDAAWRHLLARDADRDIPSDAVRRFAQSAPERLTRLSIELAEHQYSPKPLTRIAIPKDDGSERELAVPAVADRVVERSILMAVTPFADRRLGPSSYAYREGIGVIDAITAVAAHRDAGAGWVLRADVADCFDSIPREQALRSLLAMLPDPSLDALIRRMVERPVSTRRGLTATTGVPQGTALSPLLANIVLTALDEAITDRGFPMIRYADDFVVPTESLDDAWEAKRVATETLEPMGMQLGADKTEVMSFDEGFHFLGEDFGPRYPPAMHEHRQSEPLRRILYVARQGCRIFTRQGRVIVESKSDEELLSVPKNLVSRIVLFGSASVAAGTRSWALENGIDVVFLSRRGNYQGQHLSAANGTRVERLRTQIAVADDPARALGLARAMIDAKVAHQITLLRRLTSRACAEPVADAIRTMNRSRAMIPDATDRDQLLGLEGAAAAAYFPVLGVLVPAELRFETRSRRPPLDVINSALGYGYAVLLAECVAALVAAGLDPNIGVLHEASGKRPGLALDLMEEWRPMIIDQVVSAAARKGTLTPAHGQPVTGEPGVHLTKSGKEILVRGYERRMLQVTSGAIPEFTGTLRRHLYRQAKLLARAMRDPAVPWTGMSWR; encoded by the coding sequence GTGGCTGACATCTCTGCGGCGACGTTGTACGAGCGGGTATCGCATCCGGACTCGCTCGATGCGGCGTGGCGCCACCTTCTCGCTCGGGACGCGGACCGCGACATCCCCTCCGACGCGGTTCGGCGATTCGCGCAGTCGGCACCGGAGCGGTTGACCCGACTCTCGATCGAACTGGCCGAGCACCAGTACTCGCCGAAGCCGCTGACACGAATCGCGATTCCCAAGGATGACGGCTCGGAACGCGAACTGGCCGTGCCGGCCGTCGCCGACCGCGTGGTGGAGCGCAGCATCCTGATGGCAGTCACACCGTTCGCCGATCGCCGGCTCGGCCCGTCGTCGTACGCCTACCGCGAAGGCATCGGCGTCATCGACGCGATCACCGCCGTTGCCGCGCACCGAGACGCCGGAGCCGGTTGGGTGTTGCGCGCCGACGTCGCCGACTGCTTCGACTCGATCCCCCGCGAACAGGCATTGCGCTCGCTGCTCGCGATGCTGCCCGACCCGAGCCTGGACGCGTTGATCCGGCGCATGGTGGAACGGCCGGTGAGCACCCGGCGCGGCCTGACCGCAACCACCGGCGTGCCGCAGGGCACCGCGCTGTCGCCACTGCTGGCGAACATCGTGCTTACCGCGCTCGACGAGGCGATCACCGACCGCGGTTTTCCGATGATCCGGTATGCCGACGATTTCGTGGTGCCGACCGAATCCCTCGACGACGCTTGGGAGGCGAAGCGCGTGGCGACCGAGACACTCGAACCGATGGGGATGCAGCTGGGCGCCGACAAGACCGAGGTGATGAGCTTCGACGAGGGATTCCACTTCCTCGGTGAGGATTTCGGTCCCCGATACCCGCCGGCCATGCACGAACATCGCCAATCCGAGCCGTTGCGCCGCATCCTCTACGTGGCCCGACAGGGCTGTCGGATCTTCACCCGGCAGGGCCGGGTGATCGTCGAATCGAAGAGCGACGAGGAACTGCTGTCCGTTCCGAAGAATCTGGTATCCCGAATCGTCCTGTTCGGCTCCGCCTCGGTCGCGGCGGGGACCCGCTCCTGGGCGTTGGAGAACGGGATCGACGTCGTCTTTCTATCCCGGCGGGGGAACTACCAGGGCCAGCATCTTTCCGCCGCGAACGGCACCCGGGTGGAACGGCTGCGGACCCAGATCGCGGTGGCCGACGACCCGGCGCGGGCCCTTGGGTTGGCCCGGGCGATGATCGACGCGAAGGTCGCACATCAGATCACGCTGTTGCGGCGGCTGACCAGCCGGGCCTGCGCCGAACCGGTCGCCGACGCGATCCGCACGATGAACCGTTCACGCGCGATGATCCCCGACGCGACCGATCGGGATCAGCTCCTCGGGTTGGAGGGCGCGGCGGCCGCCGCCTACTTTCCGGTGCTCGGTGTGTTGGTGCCGGCGGAGCTGCGGTTCGAGACACGGTCACGCCGGCCCCCGCTCGATGTGATCAATTCGGCGCTCGGCTACGGCTACGCCGTGCTGCTGGCGGAGTGCGTCGCGGCGTTGGTCGCCGCCGGTCTCGACCCGAACATCGGCGTGCTGCACGAAGCATCGGGCAAACGACCCGGTCTCGCATTGGATCTGATGGAGGAATGGCGGCCGATGATCATCGATCAAGTGGTGTCGGCCGCCGCGCGGAAGGGCACGCTCACCCCGGCGCACGGACAGCCGGTGACCGGGGAGCCCGGGGTGCATCTCACCAAGTCGGGTAAGGAGATTCTGGTCCGCGGCTACGAGCGACGCATGCTCCAAGTAACGTCCGGAGCCATCCCCGAGTTCACCGGAACGCTGCGCCGCCACCTCTACCGGCAGGCCAAGCTGCTCGCTCGGGCCATGCGGGACCCGGCCGTGCCGTGGACCGGCATGTCATGGCGGTGA
- a CDS encoding Cas10/Cmr2 second palm domain-containing protein — MARRWVVIETGSNQQLVFQTNKQRLNVAASRLIWRVGFEWIPEAIEQVGGKLEVEIRNVVRASGLGTMITTPEAGRAIIEVVTTRAALEAPDLDIWGVVGETDLAEDLSNAGPTLGQAQRQLARWRADRPSPITRDPNLPYTQFCAFTGRPASGDVSEGTHTSRVHYPAAPGVAALWDRSMNDRDSLVAKLGGGEVVERAVVGRKELESGDGVANNGWVGVLHADGNGIGDIFTNLRRVYDDTELIERLETISRTLEDCAWRAVTNAVSTIQQKADEDAGENGTRPKNWILPILVGGDDITVLLDGRHAFEFTCALAAEFERLINEPAPDGSDNPVIESLQWVAANQDEWVDDGFLTSATAPERITLACGLVYVKPHHPFSHAVAFAEELTTSAKTVKGDGLSALDVHVLNESAVRELAKVREPLAFGGRKLWAGPIVLGGDQHVRDNDKRHLNHLQEAMDLIRPVASDEPGEEIPLVPSGVLHALREALTTGGEANLDAVARRAKEVAAGYPYADSLTALLDQHLEPDGVDFSRLLTAMELLDVSTGTVAGGRDA, encoded by the coding sequence GTGGCTCGGCGGTGGGTTGTCATCGAGACGGGGTCCAACCAGCAGCTGGTCTTCCAGACCAACAAGCAGCGACTCAATGTTGCTGCGTCACGGTTGATCTGGCGCGTCGGGTTCGAGTGGATCCCCGAGGCGATCGAGCAGGTCGGAGGGAAGCTCGAGGTCGAGATCCGAAATGTCGTCCGGGCGTCCGGTCTCGGCACGATGATCACTACCCCGGAGGCCGGGCGGGCGATCATCGAAGTCGTCACCACGCGCGCGGCACTGGAGGCTCCCGACCTGGACATCTGGGGCGTAGTCGGAGAAACCGATCTCGCCGAAGATCTTTCGAATGCGGGCCCAACCCTCGGGCAAGCGCAGCGTCAGCTGGCGCGGTGGCGGGCCGACCGGCCGAGCCCGATCACCCGAGACCCGAACCTGCCCTACACCCAGTTCTGCGCGTTCACCGGACGGCCTGCGAGTGGTGATGTTTCCGAAGGGACCCACACCTCTCGTGTTCATTACCCGGCGGCGCCCGGAGTTGCGGCGTTGTGGGATCGGTCGATGAACGATCGGGACAGTCTGGTCGCGAAACTGGGCGGCGGCGAGGTCGTCGAACGAGCCGTTGTCGGCAGGAAAGAGCTGGAATCCGGCGACGGGGTGGCCAACAACGGCTGGGTCGGGGTCCTGCACGCGGACGGCAACGGCATCGGCGACATCTTTACCAACCTGCGGCGCGTCTATGACGACACGGAGTTGATCGAACGGCTGGAGACGATCAGCCGCACCCTGGAGGACTGCGCCTGGCGGGCTGTCACGAACGCAGTATCCACTATCCAGCAGAAGGCCGATGAGGACGCCGGTGAGAACGGCACACGCCCGAAGAATTGGATTCTGCCCATCCTGGTCGGCGGCGACGACATCACGGTGTTGTTGGACGGCCGCCACGCATTCGAGTTCACCTGCGCATTGGCGGCCGAGTTCGAGCGGCTGATCAACGAACCCGCACCCGATGGGAGCGACAACCCGGTGATCGAATCACTCCAGTGGGTTGCCGCGAACCAAGACGAGTGGGTCGATGACGGATTTCTGACCAGTGCTACAGCGCCGGAACGGATCACCCTCGCCTGCGGGCTGGTCTACGTCAAACCACACCACCCGTTCAGTCACGCAGTGGCCTTCGCCGAAGAGCTGACCACATCGGCCAAAACAGTCAAGGGCGACGGCCTCAGCGCGCTGGATGTCCATGTGCTGAACGAGAGCGCGGTTCGCGAGTTGGCGAAGGTCCGCGAACCGCTGGCCTTCGGCGGGCGCAAGCTATGGGCCGGGCCGATCGTGCTGGGCGGTGACCAACACGTTCGGGACAACGACAAGCGACACCTGAACCATCTGCAAGAGGCTATGGACCTGATACGACCCGTCGCATCCGACGAACCGGGAGAAGAGATACCGCTAGTCCCGTCCGGTGTCCTGCACGCTCTGCGAGAGGCGCTCACCACCGGGGGCGAAGCAAACCTGGATGCGGTGGCCCGCCGGGCCAAGGAGGTCGCCGCCGGGTACCCGTACGCGGATTCGCTCACCGCGCTACTGGACCAGCATCTGGAACCCGACGGCGTCGACTTCTCCCGATTGCTCACCGCGATGGAACTGCTCGACGTCAGTACCGGCACGGTGGCCGGGGGTCGTGATGCCTGA
- a CDS encoding RAMP superfamily CRISPR-associated protein — translation MPDLTFDITITFRSDWHIGTGTGQHGSVDRVIVTDEIGLPYVPAKTAVGMLRDGAEIAASALDNSRPVNTQPGIWARWVRAIFGDQPSIAEPDGAPRPATLVAAPLRLVGRGPIAAAAETPAAGAVLRRADLVAATKTLRAGVRIDPASGVAKEDMFRIEERARAGLAVRAAWRVEHPDGAETWPAELLLLAAATITRQIGGKRRRGAGRGDIELTGMADLAELTVKATGAVPKPWPATTPDPAALTRGGSASSRPLRHAHDLIVTVRRPLIIDNGQRGNVVETATSVPGTMLLAQLRPDLPNLADLIRAGEVVVTDATIDIDGVRGLPWPRALAITKDAPAPAEPGDPIDYVNVVLPHRENPRLKPKPKRYLDPTCTRWRTVDVVQGVHASIDDTRQRPTEQTGGLFVYSGIAAGTVLRAQVYLPDGVTLEPASREVRLGRSSKDDYGRATVEIASPATGTTPKRIDANTKFAVWLTADLLLRDERGAPDTRASAFVASLAQALGVPGRLRLADTTDRQAPGEPFADVSDNAVTGLARRQGWQRGWGLPRPSLTGMGAGSVVRVVTEVDLTPAMISSVERSGIGDRTAEGFGRLWLAPPALGNAIVSIGEYQPPPPSTAPTNFPVDTALRRAAWRKTIERTAVHAAAATDPKTYFGSTVTRTQRGNLRGVLNRIDDRDGVRAWLAGPKRASVWGGDQLTRLGRLLDTEPTNPEHPVWPILFGPVPTDLDDAIRTHLAHYAVQLYLTEVIRIANLREANS, via the coding sequence ATGCCTGACCTGACCTTCGATATCACGATCACCTTCCGCTCGGACTGGCACATCGGCACCGGGACCGGGCAGCACGGCTCGGTAGATCGGGTGATCGTGACCGACGAGATCGGGCTGCCCTACGTCCCGGCCAAGACTGCGGTCGGCATGCTCCGCGACGGCGCTGAGATCGCCGCCAGCGCACTCGACAACAGTCGACCCGTCAACACACAGCCCGGGATCTGGGCGCGTTGGGTGCGGGCGATCTTCGGCGATCAACCGTCGATTGCCGAGCCCGACGGCGCCCCGCGACCGGCCACCCTCGTAGCGGCGCCGTTGCGGCTCGTGGGCCGGGGCCCGATCGCAGCGGCGGCCGAAACACCAGCGGCAGGCGCGGTCCTGCGCCGCGCCGACCTGGTCGCCGCAACCAAGACGCTGCGGGCCGGGGTCCGGATCGACCCCGCGTCGGGTGTCGCGAAGGAAGACATGTTCCGGATCGAGGAACGGGCTCGTGCCGGGCTCGCGGTGCGCGCCGCTTGGCGCGTCGAGCACCCCGACGGTGCGGAAACTTGGCCGGCCGAATTGCTCCTGCTCGCCGCCGCGACGATCACCCGGCAGATCGGTGGCAAACGCCGCCGCGGGGCGGGGCGGGGCGATATCGAGTTGACCGGCATGGCCGATCTCGCCGAACTCACCGTGAAAGCCACCGGTGCCGTGCCGAAACCGTGGCCTGCGACAACACCCGACCCTGCCGCGCTCACCCGCGGCGGCTCTGCGAGCTCCCGACCGTTGCGGCACGCACACGATCTGATCGTCACGGTGCGGCGTCCGCTGATCATCGACAACGGACAGCGCGGCAACGTAGTCGAGACCGCGACGTCGGTGCCCGGCACGATGCTGCTCGCCCAGCTGCGTCCGGACCTGCCCAACCTGGCCGACCTGATCCGCGCCGGCGAGGTCGTCGTCACCGACGCCACCATCGACATCGACGGAGTCCGGGGGTTGCCGTGGCCTCGGGCGCTGGCGATTACCAAGGACGCGCCCGCCCCGGCGGAACCCGGCGATCCGATCGACTACGTGAATGTAGTTCTGCCGCATCGAGAGAACCCCCGGCTGAAGCCGAAACCGAAGCGCTACCTCGACCCGACCTGTACCCGTTGGCGCACGGTCGACGTCGTCCAAGGTGTTCACGCGTCGATCGACGACACCCGGCAGCGCCCGACCGAACAGACCGGCGGGCTGTTCGTCTACAGCGGTATCGCGGCCGGCACTGTGTTACGCGCCCAGGTCTACCTTCCCGACGGTGTGACCCTGGAGCCCGCAAGCCGCGAGGTTCGGCTCGGGCGTTCGTCGAAGGACGATTACGGCCGCGCCACTGTCGAAATCGCTTCTCCCGCAACAGGAACCACTCCGAAGCGGATTGATGCGAATACCAAGTTCGCGGTGTGGCTGACCGCCGACCTGCTCCTGCGCGACGAGCGTGGCGCGCCCGATACCCGGGCCAGCGCGTTCGTCGCGTCGCTTGCCCAGGCGCTCGGTGTGCCCGGTCGGCTCCGGCTCGCAGACACCACCGATCGGCAGGCGCCCGGCGAACCGTTCGCCGACGTCAGCGACAACGCGGTGACCGGACTCGCCCGGCGACAAGGATGGCAGCGCGGATGGGGGCTGCCCCGCCCATCGCTCACCGGTATGGGTGCGGGCAGTGTCGTCCGCGTCGTCACCGAGGTCGACCTCACCCCGGCGATGATCAGCAGCGTCGAGCGGTCCGGTATCGGCGACCGGACCGCCGAAGGGTTCGGCCGACTCTGGTTGGCACCTCCCGCGTTGGGCAACGCAATCGTCTCGATCGGCGAATACCAGCCGCCACCGCCGAGCACAGCACCGACCAACTTCCCGGTCGACACCGCACTGCGGCGGGCAGCCTGGCGAAAGACAATCGAACGGACAGCAGTGCACGCCGCCGCTGCGACAGACCCCAAAACCTACTTCGGATCTACGGTCACTCGAACCCAGCGGGGCAATCTGCGCGGAGTACTCAACCGGATCGACGACCGGGATGGGGTGCGCGCCTGGCTGGCTGGTCCGAAACGGGCGTCGGTGTGGGGTGGGGACCAGTTGACCCGGCTCGGTAGGCTGCTCGACACCGAGCCGACAAACCCGGAGCACCCGGTCTGGCCGATACTGTTCGGCCCGGTCCCGACCGACCTGGACGACGCCATCCGCACCCACTTGGCGCACTATGCGGTCCAGCTGTACCTGACGGAGGTCATCCGGATCGCGAACCTGCGAGAGGCGAACTCCTGA